One Salvia splendens isolate huo1 chromosome 12, SspV2, whole genome shotgun sequence genomic window carries:
- the LOC121758930 gene encoding MFP1 attachment factor 1-like: MSDNIESPNQNPEAEHLPPSPTTAMAEIEQSPPNATVAAADKFPNVSFSIWPPTDRTREAVKNRLIETLSSPSILSKRYGTVSREEAVEAAKLIEQEAFELAGNAVSADDDGIEILQVYSKEISKRMLDTVKARSGDSAVAPEPAPATDEPHKAEEEDAGSSAPPQSEKTESVADDE, from the coding sequence ATGTCGGACAATATTGAATCCCCAAATCAAAATCCCGAAGCTGAACATCTTCCGCCTTCACCCACCACCGCCATGGCCGAAATCGAGCAATCGCCACCAAAtgccaccgtcgccgccgccgacAAATTCCCCAACGTTTCCTTCAGCATCTGGCCTCCGACCGACCGCACGCGCGAGGCCGTGAAGAACCGCCTCATTGAAACCCTCTCTTCCCCCTCCATTCTCTCCAAGCGCTACGGCACCGTTTCGCGCGAAGAAGCGGTCGAAGCCGCCAAGCTCATCGAGCAGGAGGCCTTCGAGCTCGCTGGAAATGCGGTGTCTGCTGATGACGACGGCATCGAGATTTTGCAGGTCTATTCCAAGGAAATTAGCAAGCGGATGCTTGACACCGTGAAGGCCAGATCTGGAGACTCGGCGGTTGCTCCGGAGCCTGCGCCGGCGACCGACGAGCCGCAcaaggcggaggaggaggacgcGGGGTCATCCGCGCCGCCGCAGAGCGAGAAAACCGAGTCTGTTGCCGATGATGAATGA
- the LOC121758923 gene encoding probable serine/threonine-protein kinase At1g01540: MPNADSSSFLADELWKRTSIFGLHLWVVLGFFVGAAIVVFLLLLSLYLSTKKRSRKTPFLTPPAAKGSVIPTISREIQEIRVDPDKELHPKPDPKEAHIEIVKGNVIAYPGLLSGPGQGSGEAAVVVVAAAEVSHLGWGHWYTLRELEESTNGFSDENVVGEGGYGIVYHGVLKDDTKIAVKNLLNNRGQAEREFKVEVEAIGRVRHKNLVRLLGYCAEGAHRMLVYEYVDNGNLEQWLHGDVGPISPLTWDNRIHIILGTAKGLTYLHEGLEPKVVHRDIKSSNILLDKQWNAKVSDFGLAKLIGSERSYITTRVMGTFGYVAPEYASTGMLNERSDVYSFGILIMEMITGRNPVDYSRPPGEVNLVDWLKTMVSSRNADGVLDPKLPERPSSRALKRVLLVALRCVDPNAQKRPKMGHVVHMLEAEDFPFRDDRRGGREHVRSHHRGGREMEKHVGEAGDSSGYESSIQTDRFSLRNNED; this comes from the exons ATGCCTAACGCAGACTCTTCCTCGTTTCTCGCAGACGAGCTGTGGAAACGCACCTCAATCTTCGGCTTGCATTTATGGGTCGTTCTCGGATTCTTCGTCGGCGCCGCCATCGtcgtcttcctcctcctcctctccctctACCTCTCCACCAAGAAAAGAAGCAGAAAGACTCCATTTTTAACCCCGCCCGCCGCCAAAGGCTCCGTCATCCCAACTATTTCAAGAGAAATTCAAGAAATCCGGGTCGACCCGGATAAGGAATTGCATCCGAAGCCCGACCCGAAAGAGGCCCACATTGAGATTGTGAAGGGAAACGTGATTGCTTACCCGGGTCTCCTTTCCGGGCCGGGTCAGGGGAGCGGcgaggcggcggtggtggtggtggcggcggcggaggtttCGCATCTGGGGTGGGGCCACTGGTACACTCTGAGGGAGCTGGAGGAGTCTACTAATGGATTTAGTGATGAGAATGTTGTTGGTGAAGGAGGCTATGGAATTGTGTATCATGGTGTGCTCAAGGATGATACTAAGATAGCTGTCAAGAATTTGCTCAATAATAG GGGTCAAGCAGAGAGAGAGTTCAAGGTCGAAGTCGAAGCTATAGGGCGTGTGCGCCACAAGAATTTGGTGAGGTTGCTTGGCTATTGTGCTGAGGGAGCTCATAG GATGCTCGTGTACGAGTACGTTGATAATGGGAATTTGGAGCAATGGCTTCATGGAGATGTCGGGCCTATAAGCCCCCTTACGTGGGATAATCGAATCCATATTATACTTGGAACTGCTAAGGG GTTGACATATCTGCACGAGGGCCTCGAGCCTAAGGTCGTTCATCGTGATATCAAATCGAGCAACATTTTACTGGACAAACAATGGAACGCTAAAGTGTCCGACTTTGGTCTAGCGAAGCTGATAGGCTCCGAGAGGAGTTACATCACAACTCGAGTTATGGGCACATTCGG CTATGTCGCCCCTGAATATGCGAGCACTGGTATGCTGAACGAGAGGAGTGACGTGTACAGCTTTGGCATTCTTATCATGGAAATGATCACGGGGAGGAATCCGGTGGATTATAGTCGTCCCCCGGGAGAG GTGAACCTTGTTGACTGGCTCAAGACAATGGTTTCCAGTCGGAATGCTGACGGGGTTTTGGATCCTAAGTTGCCTGAAAGGCCTTCTTCAAGAGCATTGAAGCGGGTCCTTTTGGTAGCTTTGCGCTGTGTGGACCCTAATGCTCAAAAGAGGCCGAAAATGGGGCATGTGGTGCATATGCTCGAGGCCGAAGATTTCCCTTTCCGAGAC GATCGAAGGGGCGGAAGGGAACACGTACGATCACATCATCGTGGTGGGAGGGAGATGGAGAAGCACGTGGGAGAAGCGGGCGATAGCAGCGGATACGAGAGCAGTATCCAAACAGACAGGTTTtcattgagaaacaacgaagatTAG
- the LOC121758917 gene encoding E3 ubiquitin-protein ligase MBR2-like isoform X2 translates to MQRQRNSIITLPEDLTYDHGSTSNDASIESRMPWNNMQTSAEARLPEYKIPPSETDTQHPHHIGHSQWSLGETSSGAAQCQSDRNKRKREHRWSVPSRAALDLEECQLESSNIPPLDNVVVDGQGNQASNILSPLQLAGPVGDGRQVIERPNRHISVGSSSEKRPSTGSSSDALGMSSGYRSLDGRRKRKAIDVQAGQSSGAGSSNWSEHAERSQRRAVMSAPPPISASTVVMSTPPANSPVLSNLSEHGNSRIRLGVGEAVSSNPLSSNGRETAGSSRRNLRLRFSNTHQQGHVPSPREAHSSSSSRHSSRVLLRNRLNPNPPVDNGTHHAQPILPHIPSARRNHHSRWSGASSSRTSNSSSSAISLERERDPMLYEDPIFGNILRSSSEHPMFIPPSETGGSSQQPPNWNLSSGVSASRAGPTAGVNSSLPSSSWSHRSHHPQYPRRLSEIVRRSLLSAAGTEPGGGQSSTAPGTSQETELPSGSSSRGPRSSNTRSALLERPLDGASVLPHSLWSVAAASEARGSLMSEIRHVLDLMRRGEGLRLEDMMILDQSVFFGMGDVHDRHRDMRLDVDNMSYEELLALGERIGDVSMGLNEETIMARLKQRKYGDRRADQAETEPCSICREEYNDGEDLGTLECGHDFHRDCVKQWLTHKNLCPICKRAALST, encoded by the exons ATGCAAAGGCAACGGAATTCTATCATTACATTGCCCGAAGATCTAACTTATGATCATGGGTCTACGTCAAATGATGCCAGCATAGAGTCCCGAATGCCCTGGAATAATATGCAGACTTCTGCAGAAGCTCGTCTACCAGAGTACAAAATCCCGCCAAGTGAGACTGATACTCAGCATCCGCATCATATAGGGCACAGTCAGTGGAGTTTAGGTGAAACTAGTTCTGGTGCAGCCCAATGTCAATCTGATCGCAACAAGAGAAAAAGAGAGCACAGATGGAGTGTTCCCTCTCGAGCTGCTCTCGACTTGGAAGAATGTCAGCTTGAATCATCTAATATTCCTCCATTGGACAATGTTGTAGTTGATGGACAAGGCAATCAGGCGTCAAACATTTTGTCTCCTTTGCAGCTTGCTGGACCTGTAGGTGACGGGCGTCAGGTAATTGAGCGTCCCAATAGACATATATCTGTTGGATCATCGAGCGAGAAAAGGCCTTCTACTGGAAGCTCCTCCGATGCTCTTGGTATGTCTTCCGGGTATCGTTCTTTGGATGGTCGACGCAAGAGAAAGGCCATTGATGTACAAGCTGGACAGTCTTCTGGAGCGGGAAGTTCAAATTGGTCTGAACATGCTGAAAGAAGTCAACGTCGTGCTGTAATGTCAGCCCCTCCCCCGATTTCTGCTAGTACTGTTGTTATGTCAACTCCACCGGCAAACAGCCCGGTCCTCAGCAATTTGTCAGAGCACGGAAACTCAAGGATTCGGCTTGGAGTCGGAGAAGCTGTTTCCTCAAATCCTTTGTCTTCAAATGGTAGAGAAACTGCTGGAAGTTCTCGCAGAAACTTACGCTTGCGTTTCAGTAACACTCATCAACAGGGTCATGTCCCATCACCAAGAGAAGCGCATTCGTCTTCCTCTTCTCGGCATTCATCAAGGGTACTTCTTCGAAATCGCCTGAACCCAAACCCTCCTGTGGATAATGGAACTCATCATGCTCAGCCGATTCTTCCACATATTCCTTCTGCTCGTCGAAATCATCATTCTAGATGGAGTGGAGCCTCTAGCTCAAGAACTAGCAATTCATCTTCTTCTGCTATTTCGCTCGAGAGGGAGAGGGATCCTATGCTTTACGAAGATCCTATTTTCGGAAATATTCTCAGAAGCTCGTCGGAGCATCCGATGTTTATTCCTCCTAGTGAGACAGGGGGTTCGTCTCAACAACCTCCAAACTGGAACTTATCCAGTGGGGTGTCTGCTTCTCGGGCAGGTCCCACTGCAGGGGTTAATTCATCTTTACCTTCATCTTCTTGGTCTCATAGGAGTCATCATCCACAATATCCTCGTAGATTATCGGAAATTGTTCGAAGATCTCTATTATCTGCAGCAGGTACCGAACCTGGTGGAGGTCAGAGCAGCACAGCACCCGGTACATCACAAGAAACAGAGCTTCCATCCGGATCTAGCAGTCGCGGTCCTCGTTCATCAAACACAAGGTCAGCATTGTTGGAGAGACCTCTGGATGGTGCTTCTGTGTTACCTCACTCCCTTTGGAGCGTGGCTGCCGCTAGTGAAGCGAGAGGCAGTTTGATGTCGGAG ATTCGTCACGTCTTAGATCTCATGCGAAGGGGAGAGGGCTTGAGACTCGAG GATATGATGATTCTTGATCAGTCAGTCTTCTTCGGGATGGGTGATGTACATGATCGTCACCGGGACATGAGACTAGATGTCGACAATATGTCCTATGAG GAGCTCCTGGCCTTGGGGGAGCGCATTGGAGATGTATCCATGGGATTGAACGAAGAAACCATAATGGCTCGTTTGAAGCAACGTAAATATGGTGATAGACGAGCAGATCAAGCTGAGACAGAGCCGTGCAGTATCTGTCGG GAGGAGTACAACGACGGGGAAGATCTTGGCACGTTGGAATGTGGGCATGATTTTCACAGAGACTGTGTGAAACAATGGCTCACGCACAAGAACTTATGCCCCATATGCAAGAGGGCAGCGTTGTCTACATGA
- the LOC121758917 gene encoding probable E3 ubiquitin-protein ligase RHG1A isoform X1, whose product MQRQRNSIITLPEDLTYDHGSTSNDASIESRMPWNNMQTSAEARLPEYKIPPSETDTQHPHHIGHSQWSLGETSSGAAQCQSDRNKRKREHRWSVPSRAALDLEECQLESSNIPPLDNVVVDGQGNQASNILSPLQLAGPVGDGRQVIERPNRHISVGSSSEKRPSTGSSSDALGMSSGYRSLDGRRKRKAIDVQAGQSSGAGSSNWSEHAERSQRRAVMSAPPPISASTVVMSTPPANSPVLSNLSEHGNSRIRLGVGEAVSSNPLSSNGRETAGSSRRNLRLRFSNTHQQGHVPSPREAHSSSSSRHSSRVLLRNRLNPNPPVDNGTHHAQPILPHIPSARRNHHSRWSGASSSRTSNSSSSAISLERERDPMLYEDPIFGNILRSSSEHPMFIPPSETGGSSQQPPNWNLSSGVSASRAGPTAGVNSSLPSSSWSHRSHHPQYPRRLSEIVRRSLLSAAGTEPGGGQSSTAPGTSQETELPSGSSSRGPRSSNTRSALLERPLDGASVLPHSLWSVAAASEARGSLMSEQIRHVLDLMRRGEGLRLEDMMILDQSVFFGMGDVHDRHRDMRLDVDNMSYEELLALGERIGDVSMGLNEETIMARLKQRKYGDRRADQAETEPCSICREEYNDGEDLGTLECGHDFHRDCVKQWLTHKNLCPICKRAALST is encoded by the exons ATGCAAAGGCAACGGAATTCTATCATTACATTGCCCGAAGATCTAACTTATGATCATGGGTCTACGTCAAATGATGCCAGCATAGAGTCCCGAATGCCCTGGAATAATATGCAGACTTCTGCAGAAGCTCGTCTACCAGAGTACAAAATCCCGCCAAGTGAGACTGATACTCAGCATCCGCATCATATAGGGCACAGTCAGTGGAGTTTAGGTGAAACTAGTTCTGGTGCAGCCCAATGTCAATCTGATCGCAACAAGAGAAAAAGAGAGCACAGATGGAGTGTTCCCTCTCGAGCTGCTCTCGACTTGGAAGAATGTCAGCTTGAATCATCTAATATTCCTCCATTGGACAATGTTGTAGTTGATGGACAAGGCAATCAGGCGTCAAACATTTTGTCTCCTTTGCAGCTTGCTGGACCTGTAGGTGACGGGCGTCAGGTAATTGAGCGTCCCAATAGACATATATCTGTTGGATCATCGAGCGAGAAAAGGCCTTCTACTGGAAGCTCCTCCGATGCTCTTGGTATGTCTTCCGGGTATCGTTCTTTGGATGGTCGACGCAAGAGAAAGGCCATTGATGTACAAGCTGGACAGTCTTCTGGAGCGGGAAGTTCAAATTGGTCTGAACATGCTGAAAGAAGTCAACGTCGTGCTGTAATGTCAGCCCCTCCCCCGATTTCTGCTAGTACTGTTGTTATGTCAACTCCACCGGCAAACAGCCCGGTCCTCAGCAATTTGTCAGAGCACGGAAACTCAAGGATTCGGCTTGGAGTCGGAGAAGCTGTTTCCTCAAATCCTTTGTCTTCAAATGGTAGAGAAACTGCTGGAAGTTCTCGCAGAAACTTACGCTTGCGTTTCAGTAACACTCATCAACAGGGTCATGTCCCATCACCAAGAGAAGCGCATTCGTCTTCCTCTTCTCGGCATTCATCAAGGGTACTTCTTCGAAATCGCCTGAACCCAAACCCTCCTGTGGATAATGGAACTCATCATGCTCAGCCGATTCTTCCACATATTCCTTCTGCTCGTCGAAATCATCATTCTAGATGGAGTGGAGCCTCTAGCTCAAGAACTAGCAATTCATCTTCTTCTGCTATTTCGCTCGAGAGGGAGAGGGATCCTATGCTTTACGAAGATCCTATTTTCGGAAATATTCTCAGAAGCTCGTCGGAGCATCCGATGTTTATTCCTCCTAGTGAGACAGGGGGTTCGTCTCAACAACCTCCAAACTGGAACTTATCCAGTGGGGTGTCTGCTTCTCGGGCAGGTCCCACTGCAGGGGTTAATTCATCTTTACCTTCATCTTCTTGGTCTCATAGGAGTCATCATCCACAATATCCTCGTAGATTATCGGAAATTGTTCGAAGATCTCTATTATCTGCAGCAGGTACCGAACCTGGTGGAGGTCAGAGCAGCACAGCACCCGGTACATCACAAGAAACAGAGCTTCCATCCGGATCTAGCAGTCGCGGTCCTCGTTCATCAAACACAAGGTCAGCATTGTTGGAGAGACCTCTGGATGGTGCTTCTGTGTTACCTCACTCCCTTTGGAGCGTGGCTGCCGCTAGTGAAGCGAGAGGCAGTTTGATGTCGGAG CAGATTCGTCACGTCTTAGATCTCATGCGAAGGGGAGAGGGCTTGAGACTCGAG GATATGATGATTCTTGATCAGTCAGTCTTCTTCGGGATGGGTGATGTACATGATCGTCACCGGGACATGAGACTAGATGTCGACAATATGTCCTATGAG GAGCTCCTGGCCTTGGGGGAGCGCATTGGAGATGTATCCATGGGATTGAACGAAGAAACCATAATGGCTCGTTTGAAGCAACGTAAATATGGTGATAGACGAGCAGATCAAGCTGAGACAGAGCCGTGCAGTATCTGTCGG GAGGAGTACAACGACGGGGAAGATCTTGGCACGTTGGAATGTGGGCATGATTTTCACAGAGACTGTGTGAAACAATGGCTCACGCACAAGAACTTATGCCCCATATGCAAGAGGGCAGCGTTGTCTACATGA
- the LOC121758914 gene encoding subtilisin-like protease SBT3, which yields MFRPPKMKLPFSVSFILFSFLVWGNDASPKRSTYIIHMDKSSMPKAFSSHHSWYHSLVKSASSGAKLIYTYDHAFQGFSAVMSSDELQAIKKSDGFASASLSRSVTHDTTHSTKFLGLNTVTGLWPASQYGKDVIIGIIDSGIWPESPSFNDDGMTEVPSSWKGTCQTGPDFNSSLCNKKLIGARFFDAASREAGSEIYTSARDNDGHGTHVASTAAGNFVNNVSFFGYAPGTARGVAPRARLAAYKTGSYEADTLAAIDQAVADGVHIISISLRYESADLFRNTIAAATFGARAKGIIVCKSAGNSGPSIATMEAGIPWELVVASGTIDRWFAGTITLGNGKTITGWTMFPARASVINVPLDYNETVSACDSSELLSQSFLTRIVVCNITDEAISFNSLMGNLVGSNAAAAIIISEDTSILRSNSFRFPGAVITPAEAVNLIEYATTSASPTATISFQETIIGPEPRVAPALSGSSSRGPAQSYQEILKPDIMAPGVLILAAYSPVQLGPQIGNIFLSSDYSLESGTSMATPHIAGVAALLKAAHPEWSPAAIQSAMMTTANHLDSTNQPIKDQAFSSYRVASPLGIGSGQVDPNRALDPGLVYDATPLDLANLVCSMNYTREQVRAIIRSNYNCSGANSDLNYPSFIGLFNFDQRGLTLTRTFKRTVTNIGSGAATYRMKLEKPENATVTVTPQTLVFRKKYEKQSYTLRMRYRGDIDSTSRQGSLTWIEKSGKYVVRSPIVIAGGVDNYG from the coding sequence ATGTTTAGACCACCAAAAATGAAGCTCCCTTTTTCCGTTTCTTTCATTCTCTTCTCATTTCTTGTTTGGGGCAACGATGCTTCACCAAAGAGATCGACTTACATTATCCACATGGATAAATCCTCCATGCCCAAGGCATTTTCCAGTCACCACTCTTGGTATCATTCCCTTGTCAAATCCGCCTCATCGGGGGCGAAGCTCATCTACACCTACGACCACGCATTCCAAGGATTCAGCGCCGTAATGTCGAGCGATGAATTGCAAGCTATAAAGAAGTCGGACGGCTTCGCCTCCGCCTCCCTCAGCAGATCCGTCACCCATGACACCACGCATTCCACCAAGTTCCTCGGCCTCAACACCGTTACCGGGCTCTGGCCTGCTTCCCAATACGGAAAGGACGTGATCATAGGCATCATCGACAGCGGCATTTGGCCCGAGAGCCCCAGCTTCAACGACGACGGGATGACTGAAGTCCCGTCGTCGTGGAAGGGAACCTGCCAGACAGGCCCTGATTTCAATTCATCACTGTGCAACAAGAAACTCATTGGAGCCAGATTCTTCGATGCCGCATCTCGAGAAGCTGGCTCAGAGATCTATACCTCAGCCAGGGACAACGACGGCCACGGCACCCACGTCGCGTCCACGGCCGCTGGTAACTTCGTGAACAACGTATCCTTCTTCGGATACGCGCCTGGAACTGCCAGGGGAGTTGCTCCACGAGCTAGGCTCGCGGCCTACAAGACCGGGAGCTATGAGGCCGACACACTAGCCGCCATCGACCAAGCCGTCGCAGACGGAGTCCATATAATATCTATATCCTTACGATACGAATCAGCTGATCTGTTCCGGAATACAATTGCAGCTGCTACCTTCGGCGCCAGAGCAAAAGGGATCATTGTTTGTAAATCTGCCGGAAACAGCGGTCCCAGCATCGCCACGATGGAAGCAGGGATCCCCTGGGAGCTCGTCGTGGCGTCTGGGACCATTGACCGATGGTTTGCCGGGACAATCACGCTCGGAAACGGCAAAACCATCACAGGATGGACCATGTTTCCTGCCAGGGCATCCGTGATCAACGTGCCTCTCGATTACAACGAGACTGTCTCCGCCTGCGACTCCAGCGAACTGCTGTCGCAGTCGTTTCTAACCCGAATCGTCGTCTGTAACATTACAGACGAAGCCATCAGTTTCAATTCCCTAATGGGGAATCTAGTGGGCTCCAACGCCGCCGCGGCTATAATAATCTCAGAAGATACCAGCATACTCAGATCAAATTCGTTCCGTTTCCCTGGGGCCGTGATCACCCCAGCGGAAGCAGTGAATTTGATCGAGTATGCTACAACTAGTGCCTCCCCAACGGCCACCATATCGTTCCAGGAAACGATAATCGGGCCAGAGCCCCGGGTAGCTCCAGCCTTGTCTGGATCATCATCCAGAGGGCCGGCCCAGAGCTACCAGGAGATTTTAAAGCCTGACATCATGGCGCCGGGAGTGCTAATTCTAGCAGCATACAGCCCAGTCCAGCTCGGCCCACAAATCGGTAACATATTCCTGTCGAGCGACTACTCTCTGGAGTCCGGCACATCAATGGCGACCCCACACATAGCTGGGGTCGCAGCCCTTTTGAAGGCAGCGCACCCAGAGTGGAGCCCTGCGGCCATACAATCCGCGATGATGACAACCGCCAATCATCTCGATAGCACGAACCAGCCAATCAAGGATCAGGCGTTCAGCTCTTACAGAGTTGCTTCCCCACTGGGGATCGGGTCGGGGCAGGTAGACCCGAACAGGGCGCTTGATCCTGGCCTTGTGTACGACGCGACGCCTCTGGATCTCGCGAATCTCGTGTGCTCGATGAACTACACCCGCGAGCAGGTGCGGGCGATCATAAGGTCGAACTACAACTGCTCGGGGGCGAATTCGGATCTGAACTACCCTTCGTTCATAGGGTTGTTTAACTTCGACCAGAGAGGGCTGACGCTCACCAGAACGTTCAAGCGGACCGTGACGAATATAGGGAGCGGGGCCGCCACGTATAGAATGAAACTGGAGAAACCGGAGAATGCGACGGTGACGGTAACGCCGCAGACTCTGGTTTTTCGGAAGAAATATGAGAAGCAGAGCTATACGTTGAGAATGCGTTATAGGGGAGATATTGATTCGACGTCCAGACAGGGATCGCTGACGTGGATTGAGAAGTCCGGCAAGTATGTTGTAAGAAGTCCGATTGTGATCGCCGGCGGAGTTGATAATTATGGCTAG
- the LOC121758912 gene encoding subtilisin-like protease SBT3 encodes MELDSTSKTALILLLCLFFVDGSSSQRSTYIIHMDKPSMPKAFSSHHFWYSSILKSVNQATNPNPRLLYVYDHAFHGFSVSISETQLELLKASSGFVSAYPDGAVTPDTTRTPDFLSLSPASGIWPASEYGKDVIIGVVDTGIWPESPSFSDRGIAGPASAKWKGVCSGGDGFNSSLCNRKIIGARYFNQGIKASDPATAVPDTARDDDGHGSHVSSIAAGNFVEGVSFFGYACGTARGVAPRARLAVYKALWGGGGVSSDILAAIDQAVADGVDIISISVGVQEIELYESPLSIASFGAREKGILVCMSAGNRGPSVRTIRSGIPWAVIVAAGTVDRWFAGNLTLGNGKTITGWTTFPASAIVRNVPVVYNQSLTGCTAAELAEAPENTIIICNTTIGNTDFDTVMGGLSNSNVKAAIIIAEETSIFRFNTFPYPGVVITAAQGQQVADYALASATPTASINFQQTILGKEPRAAPALSDDSSRGPGRSYEGILKPDLMAPGVLILAAFHPHLTAARIGRNIDLATDYNLLSGTSMACPHISGTAALIKAARPDWSPAAIQSALMTTANPLDNTNRPIREQDGSVASPLGIGSGHVDPNRALDPGLVYDASVQDLVNLVCSMNFTRNQTLTIIRSSYNCSNPTSDLNYPSFVALIRAAEIGRTLTRRFRRRVTNVGNGAATYKVTVEAPVNTTAVVEPQTLVFRRKNETKRYSLTIRYKADIEIQHREGAVIWTDQTGKYRVRSPIMVSAAADNFE; translated from the coding sequence ATGGAGTTGGATAGTACTTCAAAAACTGCTCTGATTCTGCTGCTATGCCTTTTCTTTGTTGATGGATCTTCATCACAAAGATCCACATACATTATCCACATGGATAAACCCTCAATGCCCAAAGCATTCTCCTCTCACCATTTCTGGTATTCTTCCATTCTCAAATCTGTAAATCAAGCCACAAATCCAAACCCAAGGCTTCTCTACGTTTACGACCACGCTTTCCATGGATTCAGCGTCTCCATTTCGGAAACCCAGCTCGAACTACTAAAAGCGTCGTCGGGATTCGTCTCTGCCTACCCCGACGGAGCCGTCACGCCTGACACCACCCGGACCCCCGACTTCCTCTCCCTCAGCCCAGCCTCCGGCATCTGGCCGGCGTCGGAGTACGGCAAGGACGTCATCATCGGCGTCGTCGACACCGGAATCTGGCCGGAGAGCCCGAGCTTCAGTGATCGCGGGATCGCCGGCCCAGCCTCGGCGAAATGGAAGGGAGTTTGCAGCGGCGGTGACGGATTCAACTCGTCGCTGTGCAACAGGAAAATCATCGGAGCCAGGTACTTCAACCAGGGTATAAAAGCGTCGGACCCTGCTACTGCAGTGCCCGACACTGCAAGGGACGACGATGGCCACGGTAGCCACGTGTCGTCCATTGCTGCAGGAAACTTCGTGGAGGGAGTTTCCTTCTTTGGCTACGCCTGCGGGACCGCCAGAGGGGTGGCCCCGCGGGCTAGGCTGGCCGTTTATAAAGCCCTgtggggcggcggcggcgtgtCGTCCGATATACTTGCGGCTATTGATCAGGCCGTGGCTGACGGCGTCGATATAATCTCGATTTCTGTGGGTGTCCAAGAAATTGAGTTGTATGAGAGCCCTCTCTCGATTGCTAGCTTCGGAGCTAGGGAGAAGGGAATTCTGGTTTGTATGTCGGCCGGAAACCGCGGGCCGAGTGTTCGGACGATCCGGTCGGGTATTCCTTGGGCTGTGATCGTCGCGGCGGGTACGGTTGACCGTTGGTTTGCCGGAAATTTGACTCTCGGCAACGGGAAAACGATCACCGGATGGACCACATTTCCGGCTAGCGCGATAGTCCGCAACGTGCCTGTAGTGTACAACCAGAGCTTAACCGGCTGCACCGCAGCTGAACTGGCGGAAGCGCCGGAAAACACCATCATTATCTGCAACACCACCATCGGAAACACAGATTTCGACACCGTGATGGGAGGCTTATCCAATTCCAACGTCAAAGCAGCTATAATCATAGCCGAAGAAACCTCCATTTTCCGATTCAACACGTTTCCTTACCCCGGAGTCGTGATCACGGCGGCGCAAGGGCAACAAGTAGCTGATTACGCGCTGGCCAGCGCCACCCCGACCGCGAGCATCAATTTCCAGCAAACGATTCTCGGGAAGGAGCCGAGAGCCGCACCGGCTCTCTCAGACGACTCGTCGAGAGGTCCGGGTCGGAGCTACGAGGGCATCCTGAAGCCGGACTTGATGGCGCCGGGCGTGTTGATCCTGGCAGCCTTTCATCCCCATCTCACGGCGGCGAGAATCGGCAGAAACATCGACCTTGCCACCGACTACAATCTCCTATCGGGCACGTCGATGGCGTGCCCGCATATCTCAGGGACCGCGGCGCTCATTAAAGCCGCGCGCCCCGATTGGAGCCCCGCAGCGATACAGTCTGCGCTGATGACCACCGCCAATCCTCTGGACAACACGAACCGGCCCATTAGGGAACAGGACGGCTCGGTCGCCTCGCCATTGGGCATCGGGTCGGGTCACGTCGACCCGAATCGGGCTCTGGATCCAGGCCTTGTGTATGATGCTTCTGTGCAAGACCTGGTGAATCTGGTATGTTCCATGAACTTTACTCGCAACCAGACTCTGACCATCATAAGGTCGAGCTACAATTGCTCGAATCCGACGTCCGACCTCAATTATCCGTCTTTCGTGGCTCTGATTCGGGCGGCGGAGATAGGAAGGACGTTGACTCGGAGGTTCCGGAGAAGAGTGACGAATGTAGGGAATGGGGCGGCCACGTATAAGGTTACGGTGGAAGCGCCGGTGAACACCACAGCCGTAGTTGAGCCTCAAACTTTAGTGTTTCGCAGGAAAAACGAGACGAAGAGGTATTCTCTTACGATTCGGTATAAGGCTGATATAGAAATTCAACATAGAGAAGGCGCAGTCATTTGGACTGACCAAACCGGCAAGTATAGAGTCAGAAGTCCGATTATGGTGTCGGCAGCCGCCGACAATTTCGAGtaa